Genomic window (Eubalaena glacialis isolate mEubGla1 chromosome X, mEubGla1.1.hap2.+ XY, whole genome shotgun sequence):
TCGGGGCTTCCtgactccattttatttattttttttcactttaattagTTCTTTTTATTACTATATACTAGGCTCCCTGCTACATGCTCTACTCCTAtaactgcatttttttaaactttttatttgttattggagtatagccgattaacagtgttgtgatagtttcaggtgcacagcaaagggactcagccatacatatgcatgtatccattctcccccaaactcccctcccatccaggctgccacgtaacattgagcagagttccctgtgctatacagtaggcccttgttggttatccattttaaatatagcagtgtgtacatatcGATCCCAGAATGaggtttcctttatttatttttacgtTTCCCCTTCTGATCAAGATCTTTCCTTTAAAGCATTGCTGATCAGTCAGGTTTTGGTGGGTTTGCCCCTTGGTTCCAGGAAGGACCTTTTCTGGTTGTCATGTCCCACGTCTGACAAGAAGTACACAGAATGGAAACCACTGAGGCTACATTTGAGTGACAAGAaagggtaggagggagaactCTCAGGCACCTGTCACTTAAAGTCTATATCTTATCAAAGTCATAAGTGTTGGAGGTCATTTTGAAGCACTGAGCTAACATCGCTCTATTTGGTGCATCACTTCTGCAGAGATTTGACAGGCAATAgctataaagttaaaaaataattatgcaaaacagaatgaaaattaaCATGACAAATCCAAGTTGTATGATTGTTCTAAACCATTTACCTAGGCCTGAAGGTAGCCAACTGAACAAATCAAAGGACCATGGAGAGTTAGGTGAAATTTTTTTGTAACCAGTGTGCTTGTTCCTTGATCTTGTGTGGTTGAATATCTACCTCACCAGAAGCATTTATCCGTGAGCAGCAGGTGGTATTTGCTATTACACAGACACCTCCTGTTCAGCGAGTAGATAATCAAAGGGCTGTACAATTGTCCAAAACTACTTTAGCCAACGAGTCAAGTGATCATTTGGGGGCTGCTACTGCCTTGGCTGTGGAGTTGGCTAGCTAACCTAATGTTAGGGAGAGATTTCTGATCCTGCATTCACTGGCATTTACTTGGATCCATGGGAGAAGGGCTTTCCCTCTGGGGCAAACCTGGAGTCATGTGTGCCTCCTAGAAGTTCCCATTTAAAGTGGCCATGGAGCTTTAATGCGGAGGACCAATGAGAGGCTTCTGATTTGTTATGAATGGTGACTGGGACAGTTAAATATCCCAATAAGCATTGATCTCCAGTTCACCAGCTATCTAAACATTCATATGCCCATGAGAAATGCCAACCaccacaggcaaaaataaagcCAGGTGTAGCACAGAGGATTCCAGCTAACATATGGTTATTGATAGCTTTGTTGGCTGGAATTTCCTGATTGACGTTTTCAAGCCAGGGGTCAGAGGAATTGAGATGACATTCTGTAAGGTACCATCCTAGCCTAGAGAAGTCTTTTCTAAAAGCCTTGAAAATAGGAGTTAGCTTCTTTGCATTTCCCTTGGGTGCAGGGTAATGGATcgtatttaaataagaaaaagagtgCCAAGGTGGAGGTGTTGAGCTGAGCTAGTATGGTTATGGTAGGAGAATGTTTGAAACAAGGTGTGGGAACACCTGGCTGTAATAGCCTAACCAGATAGTTAACACCAGTAGGCTTGTGAGTATAACTGACAGTGGCATTTGGGACTAAAGAGAAATTGGTTACAGGTAAAACCAAGGGATCTCCAACACCATGAACAGATCAGAGTTTCTGGTGACAGATCCAACAGTCAGAAAGGTTTCCTCCTTTCTCAGGAGATTGGGAAATGCAGATAAGAGTATTGTCTTTCCaataaagagaaggagaaaataggGTAAGAAGCAACAGTGAGAAAAGGTATACAGGCCTGGTCTGGTTATGTTGGGAAAGCTGTCTCCTTCAGAGGCTGTGTCCACTTCAGTTCctgaaaatctttattttcaggTCACCAGTTTGTGTGCAGGTCCAGCCAGGGTTTGGTGTTTTCTTTAGATGTGACACATGAATCCAAGAGTCTATTCCTTGGAGTTTGGCAACACAAGGGTTGGTTAATGGTACCTGATAGGGGCCTTTCCAGTGAGCTTGAAGGGACTCTTTCTGGAGGTGTCTTGTCCAATAGGTGAAATCTCCAGGTGGTAAGGAATGATGTTTAAAGTCTTCGTCTCCAGAGAAGATGGGAGACACTGAGAAAAGATTGCTCTACTAGAGCATGGCTATTTTCAACAGAAGCAATGAAGCCTTTATAATTTTGAAGGATGATCTCCTTTTATCAGTTGTGATCAAAAGAAGCAGGAGCCAGGTGTATTGGGCATCCTGTGATTATCTCAGAGTGAGAGTTTATCGGTTCTAAAAGGGTTTAGACATGAGATTTAGAAGGACTAATGGCAGTGCCTTTGGCCAGGATACTACAAATGGAAGGGTTTCTACAAATTTTGCAAattgcgtctttttttttttcattaaactttTTTAATGGGTCTCAAATTCTCTGACCGATTTTTGGTCAAGTTGTTTCCATTAAAAagtattgattttaaaaactaataacttAAAACTgccacacacaaaacaaatggtccacaaaacattctcctttccttctgaaggTTTTACGATGCATTGTTATCATTAAccagtcttttgctattacaCTTAAATGGCCAATTGAGACCAACAGTTCTGAGACCGTTCTTCCACCACTGATTAAGACTGGGGTGGCAGGTATTGGGGATGATATTCATTTAGCGTTCTGAGCTTTCTGGGCAGACTTGGTGACCTTGCCAGCTCCAGCTCCCTTCTTGTCCACTGCTTCGATGACACCCACAGCAACCGTCTGTCTCATGTCACCAACAGCAAAACGGCCCAGAGGAGGATAGTCAGAGAAGCTCTCAACACACATGGGTTTGCCAGGAACCATATCAACGATGGCAGCATCACCAGATTTCAAGAATTTGGGGCCATCTTCCAGCTTTTTCCCAGAACGACGATCTATCTTCTCCTTCAGTTCAGCAAACTTGCAAGCAATGTGAGCTGTGTGACAATCCAGCACAGGTGCATAGTCAGCACTGATTTGGCCTGGATGGTTCAAGATAATCACCTGAGCTGTGAAGCCAGCTGCTTCCATCGGTGGGTCATTTTTGCTGTCACCAGCCACATTGCCACGACGAACATCTTTGACAGACACGTTCTTGACATTGAAGCCCACAGTGTCCCCAGGAAGGGCTTCACTCAAAGCTTCATGGTGCATTTCAGCAGACTTCACTTCAGTTGTCACGTTGACTGGAGCAAAGGTGACCACCATGCCAGGTTTGAGAACACCAGTCTCCACTCGACCCACAGGGACAGTGCCAATACCACCAATTTTGTAGACGTCCTGGAGGGGCAAACGCAAGGGCTTGTCAGTTGGGCGAGTTGGTGGCAGGATGCAATCCAGAGCTTCAAGCAGTGTGGTTCCACTGGCATTGCCATCTTTACGGGTGACTTTCCATCCCTTGAGCCACAGCATGTTAGCACTGGGCTCCAGCATGTTGTCACCATTCCAGCCAGAAGTTGGCACAAATGCTACTGTGTCTGGGTTGTAGCCAATTTTCTTAATGGAGGTGCTGACTTCCTTAACAGTTTCCTCGTATCTCTTCCGGCTGTAGGGTGGCTCAGTGGAATCCATTCTGTTAACTCCAACAATGAGTTGTTTCACACCCAGAGTGTAGGACAGTGGTGCACGCTCACGGGTCTGCCCATTCTTGGAAACACCTGCTTCAAATTCACCAGCACCAGCAGCAACAATCAGGACAGCACAGTCAGCCTGGCATGTGCCTGTAATCATGTTTTTGATGAAGTCTCTGTGTCCTGGGGCATCAATGATGGTCACATAGTACTTGCTGGTCTCGAATTTCCAGAGGGAGATATCAGTGGTGATACCATGCTCACGTTCAGCTTTCAGTTTGTCCAGGACCCAGGCATACTTGAAGGAGCCCTTTCCCATCTCGGCAGCCTCCTTCTCGAACTTTTCAGTGGTTCTCTTGTCGATCCCACCACATCTGTAGATCAGATGGCCAGTAGTGGTAGCCTTCCCCGAATCTACGTGTCCAATGACGACGATGTTGATGTGGGTCTTCTCCTTTCCCAGTTTTGCTTAGGTTTAGCGGTGGTTTTCACGACACCTGTGTCCTGGCGGCAAACACGTTGCGAAAAAGCACAAATGCGTTAGGACTGGCCAAACAACACAGACTTGCTGTAATATTTGACCAGTAAATTGGGTTCCCTGGTTGCTGTGGAGCTCAAGAGGGGTTCCTGAGGGTAAGGATAATCTTTCCTAAAATAATTTTAGCCACAGAAGAGGCAGTAGCTTGTCTACACAGAAAGGCTTAGACCCAGTGGGAAAACATACAAACCATGACTAAAACATACTTATATCCATGAGATGGGGGAAATGGAATAAAATCCATCTCCCAAACCTCCAGTGGCCCATTGGGCAATTTAAAGTGTTCCGGAGCACTGCAAACAGGTTTTCCTGAAGTATATTTTGGGCAGGTGGGGCAAGCAGAGTAGGCACTTTTTGTGGCCTTATTGATATCTCCTCACCAGTATTGATTCATAAACATTATCATTTTATCTGCAGACCAATGGTTTAATGCATATACAGTAGTCAGTAATGGGAATATTAGAGTCCCTGGCTAGGCTGGATTGTTATTTGGCCCAAACCAGAGTTCTCCCTTTTTATCGAATGAACAGTTACTAAATTTCcaatcttgtgtttccttttctggAGCCAATTCTTGGGCTTCTCTAACCAATTTCTGTAGGTTATTATTTGGGGGAACATCCCTTTGGacatgacagaggtttgattTTTCGTTCCTTTGAGGGCAACATTCTTGGCAGAAATGTCAGCAATGTGGTTTCCTTTAGCTTCCAGGGAGTCAAGTTTGGAATGCCCAGGGACCTTAATAATAGCTAAAGTTGCTGGCAAGAGTGTGGCATCTGATAAATCCTGGACATAAGagccattttaaattttagtcccGTTAGAAATAAAGAGACCTTGCTGTTTCCATAACATTAAGTCATGAGCTACTCCAAAGGCATATCTATTGTCTGCAGTTTTGCCCTTTGCTGAAATGCAGGCCCAAGTAAGATCATATAATTCAGCCTGTTGGGCCGAGGTGGCCACAGGCAAAGGTGCCACCTTGATGACTAAAAGGAGTTGCAACTGCATATCCAGCAcaatatttaccattttctttctttaagaacCATTGGTAAGCCATGAAAACTCAGCATTGGTGACAGGAGTTTCCTGTAAATCATCGTGAGGAGACCAAAGGTGATCTGTCAGAGTCAGTCATGAGGAGTGTTGTCCCTAGAGAAGGGAAGAAGGTGGCAGGGTTAAGGTTATCACAGTGAGAAAGAGTTATATGAGGAGTGATTGCCATGAGGATTTCATAGGAAGTGAGATGACTGGCTGAAGTGTGTTGGTGTGGTGAGAATTCAGGAGGGCTGTACTGCATGGGGTACAAAATTGGTGAGGGGGGATCCCATGACTATCTCTTTGGTGGCCTTAAGTAAAAGGAAAGTGGCAGAAATGGCTCTGAGGTAAGGAGGGGTATCCTCATACCATAGTGTCTATCTGCTGACTGTAGTACCTTATGGGGCGATGGTGATCCCCATGTTTTTAGGTGACTACTCCGAGAGTACTTGTCTCCTTCTCCAATGtaaagaggaagaggggaagtTGATAATTAGGACGTCCAAGGGCAGGAGGATTTATCAAGCTTTCCTTTAAGGTATTAAAAGCTGGGTCATCCAGATCTTCCCAAGTAGTAAGGGTCAGGTTTGCTGTTCTTTAGTAAGGCATATGGAGGCTGGGCCATGAGAGAAAAGTTCAGAACCCAGCTCTAACAATCACTAGGCAACCCAAGAAAACCTCATAATTGACTTTGGTTTTGGGCTTTGGGAAGTTCAGGATGCTACGAAGCTTATCTGGGTCTAGGTGCCCAGCCCTTTTTCCATGATCAGGTGCCCAAAATAATGAACTTGGGTTTGAACAAACAGCCGTTTCTCCTTAGAAACTGTATGTCCCTTTGAGGCTAAAAGCTTCAATAGGTGGGTGCTGTCTTCCTGAAAAAAGACCTGGGAAGGGGAGCAGAGAAGCAAGCCATCTACGTATTGTAATAAAGTAGAGCCTCCAGAACATTTTATATCATCTAAATCAGCTTTTAAGATTTGTGAGATGTAAGAAGGACTTTTGGTAAAATCTTGGGTCATTACTGTCCAGGTATATTGTTGTCCTTCTCAAATAAAGGCAAAGACGTATTGATTAGCATTATCTGTAGGGATGCTAAAGAAGGTGCTACGTAAATCACTCACAGTGAGAAATCTGCTTTTGGTGGGCGTGAAGCTAAAAAAGTATGGGAATTGGGAACAACAGGGTGACAAGGGATGACAGTATAGTTTATGGCTTGGTGGTCTTGGACAAATCTCCATCCTTGGTCATTGGGTTTCTTTTCAGGTAAAATAGGGATGTTGCAGGGACTAGTGCACCAGATAATGAGGCCCTGGGTCTTATAATCATCTATTATTGGCTTAGTGCCCTGGAGGGCTTCTTTATTTATGGGGTATTGGTTAATTCCAGGGAGAGGCTTTGAGGGATCTATTTGCATCTTAATAGGAGGATTCTGCCAATATCAGTTGAGGATTTTGCCCATAAGGAGGGTGGCAGCTGATCTTATAGGGACAAATGATTAGTTTCCTTAGAATTAGCTCCTGTGCCATCAGAGATGGAGCAAATAAAAGATGTTGAAGGGTCATTTGATTTGCTCAGTAGGTGGCTGTTTTGGTTGCTGCTATCAAATTCTAGAACTCTCCCTTTCTGGGAGAAAGAAATTCCAGCAtgatatttttctaagaaatcttAGCCCAGTAAATGAATAGGGATGGAGGAACTAAGGAGCAAAGGGTGGGTATCTCTTAGAGGGCCTAAATCAAAGG
Coding sequences:
- the LOC133081669 gene encoding elongation factor 1-alpha 1-like, with the translated sequence MGKGSFKYAWVLDKLKAEREHGITTDISLWKFETSKYYVTIIDAPGHRDFIKNMITGTCQADCAVLIVAAGAGEFEAGVSKNGQTRERAPLSYTLGVKQLIVGVNRMDSTEPPYSRKRYEETVKEVSTSIKKIGYNPDTVAFVPTSGWNGDNMLEPSANMLWLKGWKVTRKDGNASGTTLLEALDCILPPTRPTDKPLRLPLQDVYKIGGIGTVPVGRVETGVLKPGMVVTFAPVNVTTEVKSAEMHHEALSEALPGDTVGFNVKNVSVKDVRRGNVAGDSKNDPPMEAAGFTAQVIILNHPGQISADYAPVLDCHTAHIACKFAELKEKIDRRSGKKLEDGPKFLKSGDAAIVDMVPGKPMCVESFSDYPPLGRFAVGDMRQTVAVGVIEAVDKKGAGAGKVTKSAQKAQNAK